The following coding sequences are from one Capsicum annuum cultivar UCD-10X-F1 chromosome 3, UCD10Xv1.1, whole genome shotgun sequence window:
- the LOC107862557 gene encoding 2-oxoglutarate and iron-dependent oxygenase JMJD4 encodes MGLKIGGRIEKVNGRQLTYNDFAEKYMAQNQPVVLKGLMDDWRACKDWVSPTGKPNLHFFSTHFGKSKVQVADCGTREFTDQKRIEMTVAEFVDHWLRVSAADKGNDSNGGAAVGCLLYLKDWHFVKEYPEYNAYRTPMDFSDDWLNFYLDKFRMHNDPDTYSERNEISCSDYRFVYMGSKGTWTPLHADVFRSYSWSANVCGKKQWYFLSPSQHRLVFDRNMKSSVYNIFADVSQSKFPEFEKSIWWECTQEENEVIFVPSGWYHQVHNLEDTISINHNWFNGYNLSWVWDLLLKDYNEASEYIEDLQGCEDFEELCQRNLAANTGMNFYDFFIFIVRFTFANVVLLHTLSHGKKETSQEPSESMQHIHFNLEAIRSIAVKMKPINAGDRRGVLHDLRKNLEDHSFIELCAAVGKTYALMHDQDEMTPALLQCTDSLFTSLVRSQVQSSEDLVAFIDDALTIY; translated from the exons ATGGGTTTGAAAATTGGAGGGAGAATTGAAAAAGTGAACGGAAGACAACTAACTTACAATGATTTCGCAGAGAAATACATGGCCCAAAACCAACCTGTTGTTCTTAAAGGACTTATGGACGATTGGAGGGCTTGCAAGGATTGGGTTTCACCTACTGGAAAACCCAATCTTCACTTTTTCTCCACCCATTTTGGCAAATCTAAAGTTCAG GTTGCGGATTGTGGGACGAGAGAGTTTACTGATCAGAAGAGAATAGAAATGACTGTTGCTGAATTCGTTGATCACTGGCTTCGTGTTTCTGCTGCTGATAAGGGCAATGACAGTAATGGCGGTGCTGCTGTTGGGTGTTTATTGTATTTGAAAGACTGGCATTTTGTAAAG GAATATCCAGAGTATAATGCATACAGAACTCCCATGGACTTTTCTGATGACTGGCTGAATTTCTATCTTGACAAATTTCGTATGCATAATGATCCTGATACTTATAGTGAGAGAAATGAAATAAGTTGCTCTGACTATCGTTTTGTATACATGGGATCAAAAG GAACATGGACACCTCTTCATGCTGATGTATTCAGGTCATACAGTTGGTCTGCAAATGTCTGTGGAAAAAAGCAGTGGTATTTTCTGTCTCCAAGCCAACATCGCTTGGTTTTTGACAG GAATATGAAAAGTTCCGTATATAACATCTTCGCAGATGTTTCCCAATCAAAATTTCCTGAATTTGAAAAG TCTATCTGGTGGGAATGCACCCAAGAGGAAAACGAAGTAATTTTTGTGCCCAGTGGATGGTATCATCAAGTTCATAATCTG GAGGATACTATATCCATAAATCATAACTGGTTCAATGGATATAATTTATCTTGGGTG TGGGATTTGCTTTTGAAAGATTACAATGAGGCTAGTGAATACATAGAAGACCTCCAGGGATGTGAAGACTTTGAGGAGCTTTGCCAGCGAAATCTTGCCGCTAATACAG gcATGAATTTCTACGACTTCTTCATCTTCATTGTGCGCTTCACCTTTGCAAATGTTGTCCTACTGCATACACTTTCCCATGGAAAGAAGGAAACAAGTCAAGAACCATCAGAATCGATGCAGCATATACATTTTAACCTCGAAGCAATAAGAAGTATCGCTGTGAAAATGAAACCCATAAATGCAGGGGACAGACGAGGTGTTTTACACGACTTGAGGAAAAACTTGGAGGATCACTCGTTTATAGAGCTCTGTGCTGCTGTTGGGAAAACATATGCACTGATGCACGACCAAGATGAGATGACTCCCGCATTATTGCAATGTACAGACTCGTTGTTTACTAGTTTGGTTAGATCTCAAGTTCAGAGTTCTGAAGACCTAGTTGCCTTTATTGATGATGCTTTAACTATATATTAG
- the LOC107862555 gene encoding uncharacterized protein LOC107862555 — MLAEETIIKGHSKIMATSSYSIIFKFVALLLLVSSFTTGFVVCGNTNQTFKSQQELLKLKKIRGYLKKINKPPVKTIKSPDGDLIDCVLSHLQPAFDHPQLKGMNPLEPPKRPQANDTVNEMEEILQLWTVSGESCPEGTVPIRRTTEKDVMRSSKLRRFGRKIRRGVRHDTLSSDHEHAVAFVNGEQYYGAKASINVWTPRVTDQYEFSLSQLWVISGSFGHDLNTIEAGWQVSPELYGDNYPRFFTYWTTDEYQATGCYNLLCSGFVQINNRIAMGAAISPRSSVNGRQFDIGIMIWKDPKHGHWWLQFGSGLLVGYWPDFLFSHLRGHASMVQFGGEIVNSRSMGYHTSTQMGSGHFAYEGFGKASYFRNLQVVDWDNNLIPSSNLHLLADHPNCYDIRAGKNNVWGNYFYYGGPGRNPRCP, encoded by the exons ATGTTAGCAGAAGAAACAATCATAAAAGGACATTCCAAAATCATGGCTACTTCTTCATATTCaatcatttttaaatttgttgCTTTATTGCTTCTTGTTTCTTCATTTACTACTGGTTTTGTTGTATGTGGGAATACAAATCAAACTTTCAAGTCACAGCAAGAATTGTtgaaactcaagaaaataaggggttatctcaagaaaatcaacaaGCCTCCTGTCAAAACTATTAAG AGTCCAGATGGGGATCTAATAGATTGTGTATTATCTCATCTTCAACCAGCATTTGATCATCCTCAGCTCAAAGGGATGAATCCATTG GAACCTCCAAAGAGGCCTCAAGCTAATGACACTGTGAATGAAATGGAAGAAATTTTACAGCTTTGGACAGTTTCTGGTGAATCATGTCCTGAAGGAACTGTTCCTATTAGGAGAACAACAGAGAAAGATGTAATGAGAAGTAGCAAATTAAGAAGATTTGGTAGAAAAATTAGAAGAGGTGTTAGGCATGACACATTGAGCAGTGATCATGAG CATGCTGTAGCTTTCGTGAATGGAGAACAATATTATGGAGCAAAGGCAAGCATCAATGTATGGACACCAAGAGTTACAGACCAATATGAATTCAGTCTGTCACAACTATGGGTCATCTCTGGCTCCTTTGGCCATGATCTTAATACCATTGAAGCTGGCTGGCAG GTCAGCCCCGAATTATATGGAGACAATTATCCTAGGTTCTTCACTTATTGGACG ACGGATGAATACCAAGCCACAGGATGTTACAACTTGTTATGCTCAGGTTTCGTTCAAATAAACAACAGGATTGCTATGGGAGCAGCAATATCACCAAGATCATCTGTCAATGGTAGACAATTTGATATTGGCATTATGATATGGAAG GATCCAAAGCATGGACACTGGTGGTTACAGTTCGGGTCGGGTCTACTAGTAGGGTACTGGCCAGATTTCTTGTTCAGCCATTTAAGAGGCCATGCAAGCATGGTACAATTTGGAGGTGAAATAGTGAACTCAAGATCAATGGGATATCACACTTCAACACAAATGGGAAGTGGACATTTTGCTTATGAAGGATTTGGCAAAGCATCTTATTTCAGAAATTTGCAAGTAGTTGATTGGGATAATAACTTAATTCCTTCGTCAAATCTTCATCTCTTAGCTGATCATCCAAATTGCTATGATATTAGAGCTGGAAAAAATAATGTTTGGGGTAATTATTTTTACTATGGTGGTCCTGGAAGAAATCCAAGGTGCCCttaa